Proteins encoded together in one Camelus dromedarius isolate mCamDro1 chromosome 11, mCamDro1.pat, whole genome shotgun sequence window:
- the LOC116156572 gene encoding olfactory receptor 6C75, translating to MLSVTENLIIITLTLSDPHLQAPMYFFLRNFSFLEISFTSVCIPRFLVTVVTGDRTISFNGCVPQLFFFIFLGVTEFYLLAAMSYDRYVAICKPLHYTTIMNSRVCILLVFSSRLAGFLIIFPPIILLLQLDFCASNIIDHFICDSSPILQLSCTSTRFLELMAFFLAVVTLMVTLTLVILSYTCIIRTILTFPFTGQRKKAFSTCSSHMVVVSLSYGSCIFMYIKPSARERVTLSKGVAVLNTSVAPLLNPFIYTLRNQQVKQTFKNMVQRMAFSLNK from the coding sequence ATGCTGAGTGTGACTGAGAACCTGATCATTATCACCCTCACCCTTTCAGATCCCCATCTGCAGGCTCCAATGTATTTCTTCCTTCGAAACTTCTCATTCCTAGAAATATCATTCACGTCGGTCTGCATTCCCAGATTCCTTGTCACTGTCGTGACGGGGGACAGAACcatttcttttaatggttgtgtgCCGCAgttgtttttcttcatcttcttggGGGTGACGGAATTTTACCTTCTGGCCGCCATGTcctatgaccgctacgtggccatctgcaaacccctGCACTACACGACCATCATGAACAGCAGAGTCTGCATACTTCTAGTCTTTAGCTCACGGCTCGCAGGATTCCTGATCATCTTTCCACCAATAATCCTGCTGCTGCAGTTGGATTTCTGTGCCTCCAATATAATTGATCACTTTATCTGTGATTCTTCTCCAATTCTGCAGCTTTCTTGCACAAGCACTCGCTTTCTAGAACTCATGGCATTTTTTTTAGCTGTGGTAACACTCATGGTCACCCTCACACTAGTTATTCTCTCCTACACTTGTATCATCCGGACAATTCTGACGTTTCCCTTCACAGGTCAAAGGAAAAAAGCCTTTTCCACGTGTTCCTCCCACATGGTAGTTGTCTCCCTCTCTTACGGCAGCTGCATCTTCATGTACATTAAGCCTTCTGCCCGGGAAAGAGTGACTTTAAGCAAAGGAGTAGCTGTGCTCAACACCTCAGTGGCTCCCCTCTTGAATCCATTTATATACACACTACGAAATCAGCAAGTGAAGCAAACCTTCAAGAACATGGTCCAGAGAATGGCCTTCTCTTTAAATAAATGA
- the LOC105101021 gene encoding olfactory receptor 6C76, whose amino-acid sequence MKNHTSVKEFILLGLTDDPELNILIFLFLFFTYTLSITGNLTIITLTLIDSHLKTPMYLFLRNFSFLEISFTTVCIPRFLVSIVTGDMTISYNSCMAQVFFFILLGSTEFFLLTAMSYDRYVAICKPLHYTTIMNSRICNQLVIGSWLAGFLIIFPPVIMGLQLDFCDSNIDHFTCDSSPMLLISCTDTALLELMGFFLAVFTLMVTLTLVILSYVFILKTILRIPSAEQRKKAFSTCSSHMIVVSISYGSCIFMYVKTSAKEGVALNKGIAVLNTSVAPVLNPFIYSLRNQQVKQSFKNLAKKMLLK is encoded by the coding sequence atgaaaaatcacacGTCTGTGAAAGAGTTCATTCTTCTCGGATTAACAGATGACCCAGAGctaaatattctcatttttctatttctatttttcacatATACACTGAGTATAACTGGAAACTTGACAATCATCACCCTCACTCTGATAGATTCCCACCTCAAAACTCCCATGTATTTATTCCTTAGGAATTTCTCTTTCCTAGAAATCTCATTCACAACAGTTTGTATTCCTAGATTTCTGGTCAGCATTGTAACAGGGGATATGACCATTTCCTATAATTCCTGCATGGCCCAGGTGTTTTTTTTCATACTCCTTGGTTCAACGGAATTTTTCCTTTTGACTGCGATGTCCTATGATCGGTATGTGGCTATCTGCAAGCCACTGCATTACACAACCATAATGAACAGCAGAATCTGCAACCAGCTTGTCATTGGTTCTTGGCTGGCTGGATTTCTCATCATCTTTCCACCTGTGATCATGGGACTTCAGCTGGATTTCTGTGACTCCAACATTGACCACTTCACCTGTGATTCTTCTCCTATGCTACTGATCTCCTGCACGGACACAGCACTCCTAGAGCTCATGGGATTTTTCCTGGCAGTATTCACGCTCATGGTAACCTTAACATTAGTGATCCTTTCCTATGTATTCATCCTTAAAACAATTCTGAGGATTCCCTCTGCTGAGCAAAGGAAAAAGGCCTTTTCTACATGTTCCTCACACATGATCGTTGTCTCCATTTCTTATGGAAGTTGCATTTTCATGTATGTCAAAACTTCAGCAAAAGAAGGAGTGGCTTTGAACAAGGGTATAGCAGTGCTCAATACCTCTGTTGCCCCAGTGCTAAATCCTTTTATTTATTCCCTGAGGAACCAGCAGGTCAAGCAGTCCTTTAAGAACTTGGCCAAAAAAATGCttctcaaataa
- the LOC105101020 gene encoding LOW QUALITY PROTEIN: olfactory receptor 6C65 (The sequence of the model RefSeq protein was modified relative to this genomic sequence to represent the inferred CDS: deleted 1 base in 1 codon) produces the protein MPNKTSIREFILLGLTDDPELQAVIFFFMLFTYLLSVSGNMTIIMLTLSNVCLKTPMYFFLSNFSFLEISFTTVCIPSFLISIATGDTSISYNACMTQVFFFNLLGSTEFFLLAVMSYDRYVAICKPLHYTTIMSNKVCNQLVISSWLAGFLIIFPPVIMGLQLDFCDSNIIDHFTCDSSPMLLIACTDTKFLELLAFFLAVFTLMVTLALVILSYTLILRTILEIPSAQQRKKAFSTCSSHMIVVSISYGSCIFMYVKTSAKDGVALSKGVAVLNTSVAPMLNPFIYTLRNQQVKQALRDFYQKNAIIKQALIIMKSVAKTTDEPHINTNHCSRW, from the exons ATGCCAAATAAAACATCCATTAGAGAATTCATTCTTCTGGGACTTACAGATGACCCAGAATTACAAGCTGTGATATTCTTCTTTATGTTGTTCACCTACTTACTGAGTGTAAGTGGAAACATGACCATCATCATGTTAACACTGTCAAACGTCTGTTTGAAGACtcccatgtatttcttcctcagCAATTTCTCCTTCTTAGAAATTTCATTCACAACAGTCTGTATTCCTAGCTTTCTGATCAGCATCGCTACAGGAGACACAAGCATTTCCTATAATGCTTGTATGacacaagtatttttttttaat cttctcgGCTCGACAGAGTTTTTTCTTCTGGCTGTGATGTCTTATGatcgctacgtggccatctgcaaacctcTGCATTACACAACTATCATGAGTAACAAAGTCTGCAACCAGCTTGTAATCAGCTCCTGGCTGGCTGGTTTCCTCATTATCTTTCCCCCGGTGATAATGGGCCTCCAGCTAGATTTCTGTGACTCCAACATTATTGACCACTTCACCTGTGACTCTTCTCCTATGCTGCTGATTGCCTGCACAGACACAAAGTTTCTAGAGCTTCTGGCATTTTTCTTAGCAGTATTCACACTCATGGTAACTCTGGCCTTGGTGATTCTCTCGTACACACTCATTCTTAGAACAATTCTGGAGATCCCctctgcccagcaaaggaaaaagGCATTTTCTACTTGTTCCTCCCATATGATTGTGGTTTCCATTTCTTACGGGAGTTGCATTTTCATGTATGTAAAAACATCTGCAAAAGATGGTGTGGCTTTGAGCAAAGGGGTAGCGGTACTCAATACCTCTGTTGCTCCCATGCTCAATCCCTTCATTTACACCTTAAGGAACCAGCAGGTAAAACAGGCCCTTCGggatttttaccaaaaaaatgcTATTATCAAACAAGCACTCATCATCATGAAATCTGTAGCTAAAACCACAGATGAACCACATATAAATACAAATCATTGTTCTAGGTGGTAG